A region of Oxyura jamaicensis isolate SHBP4307 breed ruddy duck chromosome 5, BPBGC_Ojam_1.0, whole genome shotgun sequence DNA encodes the following proteins:
- the NKX2-1 gene encoding homeobox protein Nkx-2.1, giving the protein MSMSPKHTTPFSVSDILSPLEESYKKVGMEGSNLGAPLSAYRQSQVSQPAMQQHPMGHNGTVTAAYHMTAAGVPQLSHATMGGYCNGNLGNMSELPPYQDTMRNSASATGWYGTNPDPRFSSISRFMAPSSGMNMGGMGSLSSLGDVSKSMAPLQSTPRRKRRVLFSQAQVYELERRFKQQKYLSAPEREHLASMIHLTPTQVKIWFQNHRYKMKRQAKDKAAQQQMQQENGSCQQQQSPRRVAVPVLVKDGKPCQAGSNTPTAAIQSHQQQAATTITVATNGNSLGQHQSHQTNSAGQSPDMGQHSASPSSLQSQVSSLSHLNSSTSDYGTAMSCSTLLYGRTW; this is encoded by the exons ATGTCGATGAGCCCAAAGCATACGACTCCTTTCTCAGTGTCTGACATCTTGAGTCCTTTGGAGGAAAGCTACAAGAAAGTGGGCATGGAGGGCAGTAACTTGGGGGCTCCCTTGTCAGCCTACAGACAGTCTCAGGTTTCTCAGCCGGCCATGCAGCAGCACCCCATGGGCCACAACGGAACAGTGACTGCCGCCTACCATATGACAGCGGCAGGGGTCCCCCAGCTCTCCCATGCTACGATGGGGGGATACTGCAATGGGAACCTGGGCAACATGAGTGAGCTCCCGCCTTACCAGGACACCATGCGGAACAGCGCTTCGGCGACAGGATGGTACGGCACCAACCCGGACCCCCGCTTCTCCTCAA TCTCCCGCTTCATGGCGCCGTCCTCGGGCATGAACATGGGCGGCATGGGCAGCCTCAGCTCCCTGGGGGACGTGAGCAAGAGCATGGCCCCGCTCCAGAGCACGCCGCGGAGGAAACGGAGGGTCCTTTTTTCCCAGGCCCAGGTTTACGAGCTGGAGAGACGtttcaagcagcagaaataccTCTCCGCCCCTGAGAGGGAACACTTAGCCAGCATGATACACCTCACCCCGACTCAGGTCAAAATCTGGTTCCAGAACCACCGCTACAAGATGAAACGCCAGGCCAAAGACAAGGCTGCGCAGCAGCAGATGCAACAGGAGAACGGCtcttgccagcagcagcagtctccCAGAAGGGTGGCAGTGCCAGTGCTTGTAAAGGATGGCAAGCCCTGCCAAGCAGGCTCCAACACACCCACAGCAGCGATCCAGAGCcatcagcagcaggcagctaCAACAATCACAGTGGCTACCAATGGCAACAGCCTCGGACAGCATCAGAGCCATCAGACAAACAGTGCGGGGCAGTCTCCTGACATGGGACAGCACTCGGCCAGcccttcctctctgcagagccaaGTCTCCAGTTTGTCTCACCTAAACTCTTCTACTTCTGACTATGGCACTGCCATGTCTTGCTCCACCTTGCTATACGGTAGGACCTGGTGA